A window of the Streptomyces finlayi genome harbors these coding sequences:
- a CDS encoding NAD(P)/FAD-dependent oxidoreductase, which translates to MTRLERSVDVLVVGGGPAGLAAAAELAASGAGHVEVLEREREAGGMPRHCHRGGFGGRDTGGGAATGPRGATSGPAFARACAAAATGAGAILRTHVSVTGWDGPLTVETTGRTGLERITARALVLATGARERPRSARLIPGSRPAGIYTTGELQRAVHLHGQHIGTRAVVIGNEPVGHAAADTLRAAGLEVVAMVTDQPPPPLPALVRERAGFPLLTGATVTGLTGRPRLSGVELRHADGRTTTLRCDTVVFTGDFVPEHELARRGGLVLDQGTRGPAYDTGFRTSRDGVFAVGNLLHAAESAGLAAAEGRAAAVPVLRFLAGRDRPDGRTVSLEADAPLLWAAPNRIRPDAALPLGGRFILRTGRRLPRPHLVVSQNGRELHRQRLLLPVLPGRPFHLGAGWLERIDPQGEPVHVTAL; encoded by the coding sequence GTGACCCGGCTCGAACGGTCCGTGGACGTACTCGTCGTCGGCGGCGGGCCCGCGGGCCTCGCCGCGGCTGCCGAACTCGCAGCCTCGGGCGCCGGTCACGTCGAGGTCCTGGAACGCGAGCGGGAAGCGGGCGGGATGCCCCGCCACTGCCACCGCGGCGGATTCGGCGGCCGTGACACGGGAGGAGGCGCGGCGACCGGTCCGAGAGGCGCAACGTCCGGTCCCGCGTTCGCCCGCGCGTGTGCGGCGGCGGCGACCGGGGCCGGAGCCATCCTGCGTACCCACGTCAGCGTCACCGGCTGGGACGGTCCCCTCACCGTCGAGACCACGGGTCGCACAGGGCTCGAACGGATCACCGCACGCGCTCTCGTCCTCGCCACCGGCGCCCGCGAGCGCCCCCGCAGCGCCCGTCTGATCCCCGGCAGCCGCCCGGCCGGCATCTACACGACGGGCGAACTCCAACGGGCCGTCCACCTCCACGGACAGCACATCGGCACCCGCGCGGTCGTCATCGGCAACGAACCCGTCGGCCACGCCGCGGCTGACACCCTGCGTGCCGCCGGTCTGGAGGTCGTCGCCATGGTGACCGACCAGCCCCCGCCCCCGCTGCCCGCCCTCGTCCGCGAACGCGCCGGATTCCCGCTTCTCACGGGCGCGACCGTCACGGGCCTGACCGGCAGGCCCCGGCTCTCGGGAGTGGAGCTGCGCCACGCCGACGGCCGCACCACGACCCTGCGGTGCGACACCGTCGTGTTCACCGGCGACTTCGTACCCGAACACGAACTGGCCAGGCGTGGCGGGCTGGTACTCGACCAGGGCACGCGAGGCCCCGCGTACGACACGGGATTCCGCACCTCCCGGGACGGCGTCTTCGCCGTCGGCAACCTGCTGCACGCCGCGGAGAGCGCGGGTCTCGCCGCGGCCGAAGGCCGTGCCGCCGCTGTGCCCGTACTGCGCTTCCTGGCAGGCCGGGACCGGCCCGACGGACGCACGGTGTCCCTGGAGGCAGACGCCCCGCTCCTCTGGGCCGCGCCGAACCGCATCCGTCCGGACGCGGCTCTCCCCCTTGGTGGCCGCTTCATCCTGCGTACCGGGCGTCGTCTGCCTCGGCCACATCTCGTCGTCAGCCAGAACGGCCGCGAACTGCACCGGCAACGACTCCTGCTGCCCGTCCTGCCTGGCCGTCCGTTCCACCTGGGCGCGGGGTGGCTGGAACGCATCGACCCGCAGGGTGAGCCCGTGCACGTCACCGCGCTCTGA